One genomic region from Zestosphaera sp. encodes:
- a CDS encoding hydroxymethylglutaryl-CoA synthase, translating into MKYSGFKSGIIGWGAYIPVYRIKAKDIARLWGFDERITDSLWIEEKAVAGVDEDTVTMGWYAARSALVRAGVDPRDVGAVFVGTESKPYAVKPSSTIIADALGISTRKLSTDLEFACRAGSEGVRIAVSLVESGTVRYGLAIGSDTAQANPGDVLELTASSGAAAYLVGPADESVAVFEALVTYVTDTPDFWRREGSRYPAHGEGFTGEPAYFHHIVTAVTMLMSESGLKPSDFDYAVFHQPNGKFPLQVGRMLGFPKEKVLPGIVTPWIGNTYNASALLGLAKILENSKPGQRILVAPFGSGAGADAVSVLVTDKVLDRVGRAPTVEELLSRKKYISYAEYAKFRSLIHRNLG; encoded by the coding sequence TTGAAGTATTCGGGATTTAAGAGTGGTATTATTGGTTGGGGCGCGTACATACCTGTTTACAGGATCAAAGCTAAAGACATAGCAAGACTTTGGGGGTTTGACGAAAGAATCACAGACTCTTTATGGATTGAAGAGAAAGCTGTTGCTGGAGTAGACGAAGACACAGTAACTATGGGCTGGTATGCGGCTAGGTCAGCACTAGTGAGAGCTGGTGTAGATCCGCGTGATGTCGGGGCTGTGTTTGTTGGCACGGAATCAAAACCATATGCTGTTAAGCCTTCATCAACAATAATAGCTGACGCTCTAGGGATCTCCACAAGAAAACTATCGACAGACCTAGAATTCGCTTGTAGAGCGGGGAGCGAGGGTGTCAGGATCGCCGTATCACTAGTTGAGAGCGGTACTGTGAGGTACGGCCTAGCCATAGGCTCAGACACTGCTCAAGCCAATCCTGGGGATGTGCTGGAATTGACTGCGTCGTCAGGCGCAGCAGCCTACTTAGTAGGACCGGCAGACGAGTCAGTCGCTGTCTTCGAGGCTCTAGTCACTTACGTTACCGACACACCAGATTTTTGGAGGAGAGAGGGCTCTAGGTATCCTGCTCACGGCGAAGGCTTCACCGGAGAGCCTGCGTACTTCCACCACATCGTGACTGCAGTAACTATGTTAATGAGTGAGTCAGGACTTAAGCCAAGCGACTTCGACTACGCGGTATTTCACCAACCTAACGGTAAGTTCCCCCTCCAAGTAGGGAGGATGCTTGGATTCCCGAAAGAGAAGGTGTTGCCGGGGATAGTGACTCCGTGGATTGGCAACACCTACAACGCGTCAGCCCTCTTAGGCTTAGCTAAGATCCTCGAAAATTCTAAGCCTGGTCAGAGAATCTTAGTCGCTCCGTTTGGTTCGGGTGCTGGAGCCGACGCTGTCAGCGTCTTAGTTACTGATAAAGTCTTGGATAGAGTGGGTAGAGCGCCCACGGTTGAGGAGTTATTATCGCGTAAGAAATACATATCTTACGCTGAATACGCTAAGTTCAGGAGTCTCATACACAGGAATTTAGGGTGA
- a CDS encoding thiolase family protein, whose amino-acid sequence MKAYVVGSGVTKVDRHYDKNYLTLIDEAVSKALADSGLDASDVEYLVVSTAFSETILDQVDPSTYIAQNLGLKNVKTLTISSGEVSGAVALDYAYSLVKAGRARRILVVGFEKMSEYPSWVINKVYAKILEYEVEGIKNVTPPDYAALIMSEYMRKYRVSREDIVRWSVKMHENAVRTPHAQLQFTISVDSLGRALRISEPVTMLDSHPVSDGAAALLVADESATKKTNREPVEVVDVESSVNLPIYLRDDITYFSATASAYKKLSSKNEIKLSKTTALNVYDTYDIYGLLTIEALEICGRGEALKCLSEMPYLNVGGGLKARGHPVGATPIYQIHELRELMSGASWVRYDGDISLAHSMSGPDNNAWLILLRRWV is encoded by the coding sequence TTGAAGGCCTACGTGGTAGGTAGTGGTGTTACTAAGGTAGACAGACACTACGACAAGAATTACTTAACCCTAATTGATGAGGCTGTGAGTAAGGCTCTCGCAGATTCAGGGCTTGACGCCTCTGACGTAGAGTATCTCGTAGTCTCTACAGCATTCTCTGAAACCATACTTGATCAAGTCGACCCGTCAACATACATCGCTCAGAATCTAGGACTCAAGAACGTTAAAACACTAACGATAAGTAGTGGTGAGGTTTCTGGCGCGGTCGCCTTAGATTACGCATACTCTCTAGTTAAGGCTGGGAGAGCACGCAGGATACTTGTAGTAGGTTTCGAGAAGATGAGTGAGTATCCTTCGTGGGTCATCAACAAAGTCTATGCGAAGATACTTGAGTACGAGGTCGAAGGCATCAAGAACGTGACGCCTCCTGACTACGCAGCACTAATCATGAGTGAGTATATGAGGAAGTATAGAGTCTCAAGAGAAGACATAGTTAGGTGGTCTGTCAAGATGCACGAGAACGCTGTGAGAACTCCTCACGCGCAGTTGCAGTTCACTATATCTGTGGATTCTCTAGGCAGAGCTTTAAGAATCTCTGAACCAGTGACCATGCTTGATTCCCACCCAGTGAGTGATGGTGCTGCCGCGTTGTTAGTAGCTGATGAATCAGCTACTAAGAAAACGAATAGAGAGCCTGTTGAAGTAGTTGACGTAGAGTCTTCTGTTAATCTGCCTATCTACTTACGTGATGACATAACCTACTTTAGCGCTACAGCCTCTGCTTACAAGAAGCTATCCAGCAAGAACGAGATTAAGTTGAGTAAGACTACTGCGTTAAACGTGTATGACACGTACGACATTTACGGGCTCTTAACTATTGAGGCTCTCGAGATTTGCGGTAGGGGTGAGGCTCTCAAGTGCTTGAGTGAGATGCCTTACTTGAATGTCGGGGGAGGGCTTAAAGCAAGAGGTCATCCAGTAGGAGCTACCCCAATCTACCAAATCCACGAGTTGCGTGAGTTGATGAGCGGTGCTAGCTGGGTGAGGTATGATGGCGATATATCTCTAGCTCACTCTATGTCAGGTCCTGATAACAACGCGTGGCTAATTTTATTGAGGAGGTGGGTCTGA
- a CDS encoding ATP-binding cassette domain-containing protein, whose product MSEVKLKVDNLKKYFPIRRSILEVLSGKPPRHVKAVDGISFEVIEGEIFCLVGESGCGKTTAGRLIARLIEATGGDALYKVSKNIRDLIPERLLVNGDYINLFRKLPSEVDKLLRLDIQIIFQDPYGSLNPRMTLGSILEEPLIIHSIGSTKEERQEIIYRALSEVKLNPPEEFVDRYPHMISGGQRQRIAIARAMILNPSLVVADEPVSMLDVSIRAEILQLMLDLKKIRNLSYIFITHDLAVANYICGRIAVMYLGKIVEVGPTEKVINNPKHPYTIALISAVPEPDPSNRLKIREVPIKGEVPSAAAVPSGCRLHPRCPYAMDVCKSKEPPMIEIEPGHQVACWLYSKEASSS is encoded by the coding sequence TTGAGTGAGGTTAAGCTTAAAGTAGATAATCTCAAGAAGTATTTCCCTATCAGGAGAAGCATACTTGAAGTATTGAGTGGTAAGCCGCCCAGACACGTTAAAGCAGTTGACGGGATAAGCTTCGAAGTTATCGAGGGAGAGATATTCTGCTTAGTTGGTGAGTCTGGGTGCGGCAAAACAACAGCTGGTAGGTTAATAGCTAGACTTATAGAAGCGACTGGCGGTGACGCCCTATATAAGGTTTCAAAGAATATTAGAGATTTAATACCTGAGAGATTACTCGTTAATGGAGACTATATAAATCTCTTCCGTAAGCTACCTAGCGAGGTAGATAAGCTACTAAGGCTTGACATACAAATAATATTTCAAGACCCATACGGCTCCTTAAATCCTAGGATGACTCTAGGGAGTATATTAGAGGAGCCTCTCATCATACACTCAATAGGGAGTACTAAGGAGGAAAGGCAGGAGATAATATACAGGGCTTTAAGCGAGGTCAAGCTCAACCCACCTGAAGAATTCGTGGATAGGTATCCACACATGATATCTGGTGGTCAGAGACAGAGAATAGCTATCGCGAGAGCCATGATACTTAATCCCTCGTTAGTTGTGGCTGACGAGCCTGTAAGCATGCTTGACGTATCTATAAGAGCTGAGATACTCCAGTTAATGCTTGATTTGAAAAAAATAAGGAATCTCTCATACATATTCATAACACACGACCTAGCAGTAGCTAACTACATATGCGGCAGGATAGCGGTGATGTACTTAGGTAAGATAGTTGAAGTAGGACCTACAGAAAAGGTAATTAATAATCCTAAGCATCCCTACACTATCGCTCTCATATCAGCGGTTCCCGAACCAGACCCCTCTAATCGCTTAAAGATCAGGGAAGTCCCGATAAAGGGTGAGGTACCTAGTGCTGCAGCAGTACCTAGTGGGTGCAGACTACATCCACGTTGTCCTTACGCCATGGACGTCTGTAAGAGTAAAGAACCACCTATGATAGAAATTGAGCCAGGACATCAAGTCGCTTGCTGGCTCTATAGCAAGGAAGCATCTTCATCTTGA